Genomic segment of Acidobacteriota bacterium:
GACGCAACGTTGTTGTTTACCGTCCTTACATGCGTGCCAAGCGACGAGGGCCAGCGTGGGATTCTCCGAGAACTCGGAAGGGTCCTACGCCCCGGCGGTCTTTTATACATCAGCGACCTGTGGCTCCAGTCCGATGTCCGAAATATCCAGCGATACGTCCGCGACGAACCGACGCATGGAACGTACGGGGTGTTTGATTTGCCCGAGGGCGTGACGGTGCGGCACCACGACCGCCAATGGATTGAGAGTGCGCCGTGAAAGGTGAATCAACGCAGCCGGTGAGAGTCCGGTCCGAGGAGGTGTCGGTACGCCTTGGTAGCTACCCGGGCGATGGCGAGGGCGACCGAGCCATCGAAGCTCCGGGGACAGAGGTCCGCTTCGGGCGGGCCAGCGAGTGTACGGGCCGCAACGTGAGTGAAGCCTGAGCAGGCCTCGAAAGTTTGAATGCGGGCGCCGAGTCTCCTCTCAATAGACGAAGGCCGTCGAGGTCGACCAGAACGACCGACAAGCGAAGGTCGACCTGCTCGCCGGGGTAGTGGGCGCGGCACGTACACACGCGGTGATTCGCAACACGGGAGGCCTGTCGGGCTGTCAGGGGAATCTGGCAACGGCTCCATCGGGAGACGGGCACGACAGGAGTCGGAGGGGCTCATAGTACTGCCGAAACCGGGTAACGCCGGTGGAGGGAAGGAGCCCTGGTTCGAGGCGCGCTTGGACGAGCTGAGGAGAGGGGGATTGGCGTGAGCCTGGCAACTCCCGAACGAATCCGGACGCTCCAACGAGCGCTGTACGTGAAGGCCAAGCAGGAGCCGACGCGGCGGTTCCATTTTCTGTATGACAAGGTGTGGCGTGAAGACATCCTCGCACACGCATTCGCGCTCAGCCGGGCGAATGGCGGAGCGCCAGGTGTGGACGGGGAAACGTTTGCGCGCATCGAGGTCTATGGGGTGGAACGCTGGCTCGGCGAATTGCGAGAGGAGGTTCGGACCGGACGCTACAAACCGCAGCCGGTCAGACGCGTGATGATTCCGAAAGCCAGTGGCGTGGGCCAGCGGCCGCTCGGTATACCCACGATCCGTGACCGGGTCGTGGAGACCGCGGCGACGCTGGTGCTCGAACCGATCTTCGAAGCGGACTTCGATGACGCGGCCTATGGGTACCGTCCCAAGCGCGGTGCGCTCGATGCCGTGCGGGCCGTCCACGTGGCGATTGATGAGGGGCACACCGAAGTGGTTGACGCTGATTTGTCCAAGTACTTCGATACGATTCCGCACTCAGCACTCCTGCGGTGCGTCGCGCGCCGCATCAGTGATGGGAAGATGCTGCATCTCATCAAGATGTGGCTGAAGGCGCCGGTCGAGGAGACCGACGAGCGGGGGCATCGACGGATGAGTGGCGGAAAGAAGGCGACACGAGGGACACCGCAGGGTGGGGTGGCGTCGCCGCTGTTGGCGAACATCTACATGCATCGGTTCATCAAGGCGTTTCGCAAATACGGGCTTGACGGGCGGTACGGCGCGGTGCTGGTGACCTATGCTGATGACTTCGTGGTCCTCTGTCGGCACGACGCCGCAGAGGTACTCGACACGATTCGGCGGTGGATGGCCAGCATCGGGCTCGCGCTGAACGAAGACAAGACGCGTGTGTGCAATGTCCGACGTGAATCGTTCGACTTCCTCGGCTACACCTTCGGTCCGTTGTACTCACCGCGAACCGGCGGACGCTACAACGGTGCCCAGCCTTCTCGGAAGGCGGTCGCCTCCATCCGGAAGCACATTCGTCGGCGACTGTGGCGCGGCAACCAGGCGCCGTGGGACGACGTGGCGCGCGACCTCAACCGCACCGTGCGGGGCTGGTGCGCCTACTTCTCCTACGGCTCGGTGACGACGGCCCGGCACAATGTGGAACAGCACTTGTACCACACGGTCCGGCGCTTTCTCCGCCGACGGCACAAAATCGCTGGACCTGGCTACCGACAGTTTCCCATCCGCGATGTGTTTGGGAGATTGGGCGTTCGTTCCCCCGAATCCTACTCGCACGCTTCGGCGCATGCCTTCACGTGAAACTCGTCCGAGAGCCGGGTGCGGGAAATCCGCACGCCCGGTTCGATGAGCGGGGAGGAGAAACGGAGCGATGGACCACTCGGCGAGCGCAGCAACGAAAGACGCCGCGCGCTTTTGGCGCCGCCGGTCCTGCACGCCACCGCGCTTCTCCTCGACTCTACCGCTGACTGAGGATTATGAACCAGTGGCGATCGACGACATCCAGGTTCAGACGATGAACAGCCACCAGGCAAACGGCTTTCAGTGGTTCGGACTCAAGCGATGATCGCTGGCCGTCCAACGCAACTGGAGCCGACGGCGCTGGCGAATGAGCGCGCCGCGGCTCAGTTGCAGTCGTTAGGCGGACAGAGGCGGGACACAAAATGCGCACAGACAGATCGCGTCGGAGTAAGCGTCCCAGGCTGATCTTGCACGGGCCCGTCACTTCGATCGTTCTGGGCGCAACGCTAATGTTCGGTTGTTCTACTACGGCGCCGAGCCCCGTGGCCCGCACGTTGACGGGAGACTGGTCCATGTCGGTCTCAGCGGCGCCTTCATGCGGGGCGACGTTGCCGCCAGGATACGGCGTGGCACCACGCGGTGGCGGCAGGATCTCGCTGGCACAATCGGGCAACAGGTTGTCCGGAACACTGTACATTTTTGGCACGGCCTCCGGCGCTATTGAGGGAACGGTCACCGGGAATCAAGTCGACTTCACCTTCAATCTTGACGGCCAGAATGTCGGCGTGCTCAAGCCGGAGGATGCGCCTTGCCGCGTGAGCGGCACAGCGACGGGATCGACCGACGGCTATTGCTGGGTATCTGTGAAGATCTCAGGGGAGTTCGCGTGTCCGTACGCCTGTAGTGCGCCGGATCATATCCTCGTGCTCGATCGTGGCCGCGGTTGCCAATGAACCCGATGCGCTCTAACACGCAAATGGAGCCGTCGCGCCTGCTGTCCTGTGCGATGATGTCGCCGCGGCGCGCGGCTCAAGCCGAGCGTTGGGCGGGCAGGGGAGATGCGGCTGATCGGACTCAACTGCGAGCGCGCCGTTTCGACCAGTTCTCGACTCTCAGGTCGGTGAAGCGCGAAAAGTCCCTGGTGTTGACCGTGACGAGCACGAGCTTGCTGGCGTGGGCAATCGCGGCGATTTGCCCGTCTACGTACGGGACCGGTCGGCCACGTGCTTCCAGTCGTGCTCGCTCGTGACCATGCCACGTGGCCGCCACGTCATCGTAGGGCAAGATCGGAAATGACGCGCGTACGACATCCTTCAAGTAGGTCTCCAAGGCCGCTCGGCGCCGACCCGGCGGTAGGCGGCTGCATCCGTACGTCAATTCGTGCCACACCGGCGCCGCGATGGCGCATTCGTGTCCATGTTCGTCGAGTTGCTCGACGATGTCCGCGTCGGGAATCTTGGAGATCGGTGAAGAGACGGTGCTCGTGTCCAGCAGATACCGCAACGTCATAGCGAGACCTTGCGCCCACCGCTCTTCTCCCGGAAGGGCGCGAAGAAGTCGTTATCGAGTCCAACTTCGTCGAGCGAGTACCGCTTCAGGAAATCTTGGTAGGCCGTGCGGAACCCGGGTCGGTCGCCTCGCAGGCGTTCAAGAACTCGGAGAGCGACAACAGCAGCGACTGGCTTACCCCGGCGAGTCAGTTGGATCTCGACTCCGGCTTCGGCCTGGTCGACGATGCTGGGGAGGCTACTTCGCGCCTCTGCGATGGAATACCGGTGGGACATACTCTAGAATGTACATCTAAGTGTACATTGATGCAATATGTGTTCGCCCAACAAGGCGCTGCACCCGGCCTGCCCCGGTGGTATCGTAAGCGCCGGCGGGTGAGCGCGGATCGTTGGGCGGCTTCGACCACCCACGCAGAATGAATCGGCGGTAAGTTCCTATGTGGCTGGAGGGTGCCATGGATGACACGTTTCAGATCAGGGTTCACGCCGCGGCGGTAGCCGCATGGTGGACGTTCCTCATCGCGTCCGTATTCTCCGCGTTTCAATGGGATCTGTACCTCGGGGTCATGGCCACGCAGCCTCTCTGGGTTGTGTCCTTCTGGGGACCTGGGGCGACCTGGGAGAGTGTTCGCACTGTCTGGTATCAGGAGCTCGTTTTCCTCAAGCTCACGCTGTGGCTGATCGTGCTTGCCGCTCTCTGGCTCACACTCTGGGCGAAGCAGCTACGAAAGCGGGCACGCAGCGCATGAGTAACGGCTCCGTCGTTCGCGGGGTTCAGTGAAACGTCGAGAATAGTCCCCATCCGCAGCTATTCCCGCTTGGCGCCGCCCAACGAGCGCTTGCAGCGGACGGCGCCAGGCATGATCATGAGGCACCGCCGCAGCTGAAGCGCGGTCGTTGGGCGGGCCGATTCTCGAATGTTCTATGCGGACAAAGCGCTTCCTTCTCACCTGTGGCGTTCTACTGCTTGTCGCGATTGCGTGGAACGCGTTCGTTCACCTCGTCGTGCTCCGCGCTGCGAACGCCTCGGTACAACACCTACGCCGTCCCGATCTCGCCGAGAAGGCCTGGCTCTCTCTGTTGCTCACAGCCGGAATCGTCATGGTCTTCGTATGGGGCTACGACCGTTTTGCACGGAACGGTTCGTTGCGTGAGGGTTTGGGCTACGGCCTGTTCTTCGCGCTTCTTGCGGGCCTCCTCGTCGACCTCAATCAATACGTGCTCTTTCCCATTCCTGCCGTTGTGGCTGCGCAGTGGTTCCTTGGCGGGCTCGTCGAATTCAGCCTGTATGGCATCATTGCCTCGCGGCTCTACCCACCGCGGGGCAGGTAAGGCGGCGCCGTGCGACAGCGTCAACATCGATCCGGCCACCCACAACGCTTGCAACTGACGGCGCCTGGCGCGATCATGAGGCGCCACGGCTGAAACGTGGGCGTTGGGCGGCAAGACGTTATTTCGGCTCGACGGTCATGTGGAGGAGGATCTCGATCCGCGATCGGTCGAGCTGAACCGACCCGTATTTCTTCTCGAAATCGCGGAACACGAGTCGCGTGTTTGTCGACAGCGTCGGCTTCAGGTACGAATCCAGCCGCGCCTTGATGTTGCGGAGCGCCGAGGTCGCGGCCGCCGGGGTGGGGTAGGTGACGATGATCTTTGTGATCGCGCCGAGTCCGGCAATCTTGTAGTCGCCGGCCGCCGCCGCCAGCTTGCCGCCCAGTTGGAGCACGTCGCCCTCGCCCAGCGTGTAGACGGCCTGCAGCCCGAACGCCCCGCGCATGATGCGCTCGGAACCGGCCACGAGATCTCGCTTTTCGAGCAGATCCAGCACCGCGACGGGGCCGTCGGCCGGCATCCTGGCCGCGAGCGCGCCGCCGAACTTCACCAGGGTGGGCTGAAGCGTCTCCTTGCCGGACGCGTTCCCGACAATCACGAAATAGCGATCGCGCTGGAACATCAACTGGTAGCGGTTGACGGTGTGACGCTCGCGGAACGATGGATCGCGCTTTTCGGCGCCGCACTTCGACAAGTAGATGCCGCGAGCGGCCGTGGCGTCGCTCATGCGGTAGATCTCGACGACGATCTCGGGCCCGGCCGGAGCGGTGCGAAACTGCTGCACCAGCAACTGATCGAACCCAATTTCCAGAAACGCCTCGGCGCCGCCGTCAATGCGCCCGTAGAGATCGGCCTTCGTGAAGACCTTCGGTCTGCCCGACTTGCTCCACGCCTCGAAGAACTTATCCGCTGGTAACAGACCGGCATCAAGTGGCATGGCCTGCGCGGTCGCCACCCCGTCAACATCGGGCACGTGAATCATGGACGTCGGCAGCGCGAGGGCCAGGATCGTCCCAGCCAGGCAGGTGAAGAATCGAGAGCGCACGCGTCCCATGGAAGTGTTCTCCGCAGTATTCCCGAATCCCGAATCCCGAATCCCGAATCCCGTCACACGTCGATGCGCGTGTGATTCACTTTGTCATCCGCTACCACACCCAGGCCCAACTTCTCGGCGTAGCGGAGGTACTCCGTGAATCGCGGGTTCTCGTTGACGGTGATTCCCATCTCTTTGCGCTTCGCGGTGATCTGCCTGTGACAGACCATGTCGAGCGCGAACGGATCGGTCGCGAAATACAGGGTGTGGTTGTTGTAGACGAACTGCGCGTTCTTGTCCGGGCCTCCCTCGTACTGCGCGCGCAGGGCATCGGTCACATTCAGCACGAGCTTCTCGCGAATGACGGGCGCCGCCAGCACTTCGGTGCACACATTGAAGAACAGGGGAGCGTGCAACCGGCCCGTGTTGCAGATTGACCCGTAGCCCAGGTTCTTGGTGGCCATCGAGATTCCGGGCCCCGTGTTCTTGAACGCCGCCAGGTTCACGATCTTGGTCAGGCGCGTGGTCAGCAGCTTGCCGAAATACGAGTATTCCCCGTTGAACACGTGTTGGTTCAGGTAGAACTCGTCGTCTTTGTAGCCTTTGACACCCTTGCCGACCACGTCCTTCGCGTAATAGAACACGTTGCGATCGAAGTTGTTGAGGCTGACGTGATTGCCCGACGCGTCCCGCCATTTGTTTCCCTCCTCGTCCATCGTCTGCAGGCCCTCGATCGTCACGCCGGCGGGGAACTTGTCGGGCGTGTAGCCCGCGTCCTTCAGCATGTAGTCGAAGCGATCCCAGATGACGATGTGATTGGCGGGCACCTTGTTGTCCATCAGCCAGCGGACCACCGCCTGGGTCAGTTCGATCTTCGTGTGAATCAGCGGCGGTCCGACCGGATTCACCTTGATCCCCACGATGTCGCCCGACTCGAAGAAGAGGCCGAAGCTCTGCTTCATGTCTTTGGCCGTCAGCGTTCGAACGCCGCGCTCGAACATCTCGGCGACGACTTTCGCGTCGGGCTTATCGTCGACCAGTGCCCGCTTGTCTTTGACCTCGACGACTTTGCCAGGGAATGGGCCAGGCAGGGCGTGCTTGCCTCGCGGAGCCTTCATGAAGTCGTCAATGTTGGTCGCCGGTGGCGCGGGCGCGGGTGTCTGCGCGTCGCTGCTTGGCACGCCGAGCACGATCGTGCCGGCTGCGGCCGAGCACACACCGACCGTCTTCACGAACTCGCGACGCGTGACCGTCGTCGAGGTGTCCATTGAGCGATACGAGCGGGACTTCCTCATCACGACCTCTGCAGGGGCTGATTCTCGGGCAACAGGAACTGGTTTGCTTTGGAGCGGCTTTCGCCGGCGCTGGTGACGTACACTGCCGGCCGGCCCTTGATGGGGCAGGCAAACTCGCACGCGCCGCAACCGGTGCAGCGTTTGGGTTCGACGTACGGCTGGCGCACGGTTTTGGTCTGGCCCGTCGCATCCGTCACCTGGGCTGGTACCAGGTAGATGGCCTTCGGCGACGTCGGGCACCATTCTTCGCACACGATGCACTCGATGCCCATCGCCCACGGGAGGCACCGGCCACGATCGTAGAACGCGGTGCCGATCCGGTTCGGATCCCGCCCAGGTTGCTGCACCGTACCGTCCGGTGCCATCCTGGCCGGACTGCCAATCTTCTCGGCCACCGTCATCTCCCAGATCGCGCCGGTTGGGCATACCTGGGTGCACAACGTGCAATTCGGCTCGCAGTAGCCGATTCGCGGTACGAGCACCGGCGACCACAGGCCCTCTACGCCGGCTTCGAACAGCGCCGGGTGCAAGGCGTTGTTCGGACAGACCTTCATGCAGTCTCCGCACCGGATGCAGCGATCGAGGAAATGCTCTTCGTCGACTGACCCTGGAGGCCTGATGAGGAGAGGATCGCCGGCGGCCTTGACCCCAGGCCCCGTGCGCAGCAGCGGCAGCCCAACCGCGCCCGCGACAAGGCTCGTGACGACGGCTCGCCGCTGGAGTTGAGGTGTTTCGCGCGTCTGTTTGCCGGGCCGGCCCGACCATGTGAACGACAACCCGCCTTCCGGACAGTCACCCAGGCAGTTCATGCAGAGATGACACTCGGCTTTCCGCCAGATGGCGCCCGGGATCGGATCATCGCCCCCCTGGCAGTGCAACTCACATCGTTTGCAGTCGTTGCACTTCTCGTCGTGCTTCTGTAGTTGGACAAACGACCAACGCGATACCACGCCCAGCATGGCACCAAGCGGGCAGATCGCCCGGCACCAGAACCGCGTGACGCGCATGTTGAGCACGAGGACAAACGCGAAGAGCAGCCCGATGGCCAGCGCCTGATGGAAGTGCGGTTGGCGGAAGCTCAGTACCGTCGCGTCCAGGACCGTCGCGACTCCGCTCACGCCGACTCTCGCTGGACCGAGGGGCAGTTCATGCGCCCAGTCAAGCGACGCCCGTAGACCGTAGTTCAGGACGGGCAGTACGGCCGTGGCCATGGACCGGACGAGAAACGACAACGGATCGAGCAGCAGTCCGGCCACCGAGCCGAAGAGCGCCATCACGAGCACGACGGTCAGCACGTAGTACTTGGCGCTCTGCCAGCGCTTGTACCGGTTCGATTCGAGCAGCTTCGGCCCGCGCTTCCGCTCCGACTTCATGCTGCCGACGAAGTGGTGCAGCGACCCAAGCGGGCACATCCATCCGCAGAAGCCGCGCCCGACGATCAGTGCCAGCAAGACGAAGGGCACGGCCCAGAGGAGGTGCCGATAGAGTGATGCGGTTGAGAGCGCTGTCGCGAGCGCCACCAGCGGGTCGGTCTCGAGAAACAGACTCACCGGGTAGGGCACGCGCACATCGGCGCCGGCAGAACGCACCGACCCCGGGAACTCGGTTCGTAGCAGCAGGAAGACGAAGAGCAGAAAAAACGTGATCTGCGACGCGAGGCGAAGCCGGCGCAATGTGGTTCCCCTCATCGCCTTACACCTGCAGCACGTGCGTCCGGAGCGACGCGAAGTCGGTTCTGCCAAGGCCCCGCTCTTCGGCCAATTGCAGGAACCGGAGTCGGGGGACGTCGAGGTTCCACCACGCCTTGGCGGCATACGCATCCACGGCGACCTGGTCGGTGCTCACAATCACGGTGTTGCGCTGCTCGACGTTGTCGACGCCGCCGCCGGTCGGGCCGTTTCGCATCAGCACACGATTGGCGTCCAGCACCGTCAGTGTGGGCCGCGCGAAGGCAGCCAGGTCGACGATGCTCTCGTGGATGCGCTGATGGAGGCGGCTGCGATTGCCGCCGATGATGCCGTACCAGTTCTTCATGCCCAGCGTGACACCGGTCAGGCTGTGGTGTTTGGCAATCGGCACGTTGATCACTTTGGTGGCGTCGAGAAACGGCTCGAGCACCGGCCAGACACCGAGCGTGCCGCCCTTCAGATCCACCTGTCGCATGTGCCGGGTGTCGGGCAGCACCACCTCCGCACCCGCCCGCCGCGCGGCATCGGCGATGCCGCTGCGCGCAAAGCAGCTCTCCGCATCATTGCAGGAGACGTCGGTGACGATGACGGAACGCGCGCCGGCTGCCAGGCACAGCCGCACCAGCTCGGCGACCACGTCAGGATTGGTCGTGGCGGCCTCTTCGGCGGAGCGGTCCCACGCGATATTGGGCTTGATCAGGACCGTGTCGGCTGCCGATACAAAGCGTGACATGCCGCCGATATCGTCAATCGCCTTCTGGACGAGGAGCTGCGGCGACGGCCCCTGCGCGACGACCATCTCCGGCAGCGCGGCGTTGGCCGCGACGGCGTGATCGCGGCCGAGTCCGGTCGCGGCGCCTTCCTCCGGGCGTCGGCTCCGGCCGCCAAGAAAAGCGCCAAGTCCAATCGTGCCCGCGCTGGCGGCGCCGATTCGGAGAACGCGCAGCAGGAATTGGCGGCGGGCATCATCGGGGGCACGCGGGCTCATCGACACGCTCCTCACGAACGGCAACGCAGGCGGGCAGCGAAAACGTACGCCGGCTGGGCGACAGCTGCCCTATCATAGCGTGGCCGGGAGGACAGTCGTCGCTAGACGGGATTCCCGCCTTCGCCTTCGGCTATGGCGGGCAAGCGGGATTCGGGTGGGCCGTGTAACGGGCGAATTCCTGGGAACTCCGGGCTCCCCGACTTCGCTCGTTGAGCTACGGTCGAGGTCTCGCCGTAGCGCTCTGGCGCGGAGGCGGACAGCCCGGCCCGCGTCCCGGCCACGCTGGAGCGTGGCGATCCCAGGGAGCCTGCCTGCGGTGAGCCTGTCGAACCCGTCTGAGGGTTCTGGCGTGGCAATCGGGATTCTGACGTCGGGAGGAACCCGTAGGGGCGGGCCCCCTCGGCACGCCGTAGCCGCAGGCGAAGGCGGCCGTGCCCGCCCTGAGGTCGTGGGGGAGCCTGCATGCAGATCGCCGAACCGATGACGATGGCCACCGACTATGTGATGGGCGCCGTGGCGCTCGCGCTGGCCATCCGCGTATTTCGTCAGGGTGAGTCGGAAGGCCAGATGGCCATGCGGCTGTGGGCGACGGCGCT
This window contains:
- the ltrA gene encoding group II intron reverse transcriptase/maturase, with amino-acid sequence MSLATPERIRTLQRALYVKAKQEPTRRFHFLYDKVWREDILAHAFALSRANGGAPGVDGETFARIEVYGVERWLGELREEVRTGRYKPQPVRRVMIPKASGVGQRPLGIPTIRDRVVETAATLVLEPIFEADFDDAAYGYRPKRGALDAVRAVHVAIDEGHTEVVDADLSKYFDTIPHSALLRCVARRISDGKMLHLIKMWLKAPVEETDERGHRRMSGGKKATRGTPQGGVASPLLANIYMHRFIKAFRKYGLDGRYGAVLVTYADDFVVLCRHDAAEVLDTIRRWMASIGLALNEDKTRVCNVRRESFDFLGYTFGPLYSPRTGGRYNGAQPSRKAVASIRKHIRRRLWRGNQAPWDDVARDLNRTVRGWCAYFSYGSVTTARHNVEQHLYHTVRRFLRRRHKIAGPGYRQFPIRDVFGRLGVRSPESYSHASAHAFT
- a CDS encoding type II toxin-antitoxin system VapC family toxin, which codes for MTLRYLLDTSTVSSPISKIPDADIVEQLDEHGHECAIAAPVWHELTYGCSRLPPGRRRAALETYLKDVVRASFPILPYDDVAATWHGHERARLEARGRPVPYVDGQIAAIAHASKLVLVTVNTRDFSRFTDLRVENWSKRRARS
- a CDS encoding type II toxin-antitoxin system prevent-host-death family antitoxin, whose product is MSHRYSIAEARSSLPSIVDQAEAGVEIQLTRRGKPVAAVVALRVLERLRGDRPGFRTAYQDFLKRYSLDEVGLDNDFFAPFREKSGGRKVSL
- a CDS encoding DUF362 domain-containing protein, whose amino-acid sequence is MRKSRSYRSMDTSTTVTRREFVKTVGVCSAAAGTIVLGVPSSDAQTPAPAPPATNIDDFMKAPRGKHALPGPFPGKVVEVKDKRALVDDKPDAKVVAEMFERGVRTLTAKDMKQSFGLFFESGDIVGIKVNPVGPPLIHTKIELTQAVVRWLMDNKVPANHIVIWDRFDYMLKDAGYTPDKFPAGVTIEGLQTMDEEGNKWRDASGNHVSLNNFDRNVFYYAKDVVGKGVKGYKDDEFYLNQHVFNGEYSYFGKLLTTRLTKIVNLAAFKNTGPGISMATKNLGYGSICNTGRLHAPLFFNVCTEVLAAPVIREKLVLNVTDALRAQYEGGPDKNAQFVYNNHTLYFATDPFALDMVCHRQITAKRKEMGITVNENPRFTEYLRYAEKLGLGVVADDKVNHTRIDV
- a CDS encoding 4Fe-4S binding protein, which translates into the protein MRGTTLRRLRLASQITFFLLFVFLLLRTEFPGSVRSAGADVRVPYPVSLFLETDPLVALATALSTASLYRHLLWAVPFVLLALIVGRGFCGWMCPLGSLHHFVGSMKSERKRGPKLLESNRYKRWQSAKYYVLTVVLVMALFGSVAGLLLDPLSFLVRSMATAVLPVLNYGLRASLDWAHELPLGPARVGVSGVATVLDATVLSFRQPHFHQALAIGLLFAFVLVLNMRVTRFWCRAICPLGAMLGVVSRWSFVQLQKHDEKCNDCKRCELHCQGGDDPIPGAIWRKAECHLCMNCLGDCPEGGLSFTWSGRPGKQTRETPQLQRRAVVTSLVAGAVGLPLLRTGPGVKAAGDPLLIRPPGSVDEEHFLDRCIRCGDCMKVCPNNALHPALFEAGVEGLWSPVLVPRIGYCEPNCTLCTQVCPTGAIWEMTVAEKIGSPARMAPDGTVQQPGRDPNRIGTAFYDRGRCLPWAMGIECIVCEEWCPTSPKAIYLVPAQVTDATGQTKTVRQPYVEPKRCTGCGACEFACPIKGRPAVYVTSAGESRSKANQFLLPENQPLQRS
- a CDS encoding DUF362 domain-containing protein produces the protein MSPRAPDDARRQFLLRVLRIGAASAGTIGLGAFLGGRSRRPEEGAATGLGRDHAVAANAALPEMVVAQGPSPQLLVQKAIDDIGGMSRFVSAADTVLIKPNIAWDRSAEEAATTNPDVVAELVRLCLAAGARSVIVTDVSCNDAESCFARSGIADAARRAGAEVVLPDTRHMRQVDLKGGTLGVWPVLEPFLDATKVINVPIAKHHSLTGVTLGMKNWYGIIGGNRSRLHQRIHESIVDLAAFARPTLTVLDANRVLMRNGPTGGGVDNVEQRNTVIVSTDQVAVDAYAAKAWWNLDVPRLRFLQLAEERGLGRTDFASLRTHVLQV